A stretch of DNA from Methanoplanus endosymbiosus:
AGCTGATAACTCAGAAGTACAAAGGTGACCATGAAGCAATGAAGAACAATATTAATGGTATTGCCCTTGTTCTTCAGGCTTTTGAGAAGGAGCTTGATATGCTCATACGTGCGGCAGTTGACGGCAATCTTGATAAGCGTGGTGATTCATCCAAATTTGAAGGTGCATATGGCAAAGTTATCGATGGAGCCAATGCTATCATGGAAGCAATTGATGTGCCTGTGCAGGAGACACTGCGTATGGCCAATGCATATGAAGCATGCCGGTTTGACACCCGTGTTGATGAGAGCATTGCTGTCAAAGGTGATTTCCTTAAACTCAAGAATGCCCTTAATAATGTTGGTGTTGCCGTTGGTGCTATTGTTGACGAAATTCAGCGTATTGCTAATGAGTTTGAAGCCGGACATTTCGATACCCGCGTGAATGAGAGGCTCAATGTTGTCGGCGATATTGTTGCTATCAAGCAGGGATTAAACAATGTTGGTGAAGTTGTTTCCGGAACAATTTCTGAGGTGAAAGTAGCTGTGGACAGGGTGAACAGAAGTTCTGATGAGGTGAGCAAGGGCACTGATGAGGTCTCAAGGGCCGCTGAAGGTGTTGCCACCACAAGTCAGAATGCGGCAAACATGACCAAACAGCTGCTTGGTAGAATTGAAGGTATAAACCAGCAGATTGCTGATCTCTCCTCCTCCAACGAAGAGATTGCAGGCACATCGCAGGAAGTTCTTAACCGTGCAAATGAAGTTGTTGCAATCGGTAAAGAGGCTCAGGTTGCCGGCGATGATGCAAATGTGAAGATGGGCAAGGTTGAGATAATAGCAAAGCAGAGTGTTGATGAGATCAACAGCCTTACCGAACAGATCAAGGAAGTTAATAATGTCGTTAAGCTCATAAACGATATTGCGAGCCAGATCAATCTGTTAGCTCTCAATGCTGCAATTGAAGCTGCCCGTGCCGGAGAACATGGGCGTGGATTTGCTGTTGTTGCCGGAGAGGTCAAGAATCTGGCGGCTGAAGCACGTGAGGCTACCGGAAATATTGAGACGGTTGTTTCAGCGGTTCAGGCAAACAGTATAAAGACAGCAGATGCAATCAATCTGGCAAACAATGAAATTGTTGACAGTGTTGGCAGTGTAAACACAGCAATTAAGGCACTTAACCGGATTATTGATAATGCAGGTCAGGTCACACTGGATATAACTGAAATTACAAGAGCGATTGAAGATCAGGCCAGTATTGCCAATAATGTTGTTGTTGCCACTGAAAACGGCATGAGGATGACAAAGGATGTACAGGGTCAGGCAGAAGAACTTGCAGCCCTTGCAGAGGAAGCCAGTGCCTCTATTGAGGAGATTGGCAGTGCAATTCATGAAGTGAGCGGCCTTTCCAGCGGCTTAAAAGAGAACATGGATAAGTTCAGGGTATAAAGTATTCTGAGGTAAATTATGGCGATAATTGATGTAGTTGAATATGAGATCGGCGGGACACGCTATGCACTCGACATCCATCTTGCACGTGAAATTGTAGAGATGATGCCGATCACACCTGTTCCCCGTTCCCCTAATTATATTGCAGGCATAATAAATCTGAGGGGTGAAATAACCAACATCCTAAATTTAAACTGCCTGATGGGTCTTCCGATGCAGGAAAATCCGGAGAACCAGAAGATAATTGTGCTCGTTGCAGAGGCTACCGGAGGTTCAAAT
This window harbors:
- a CDS encoding chemotaxis protein CheW → MAIIDVVEYEIGGTRYALDIHLAREIVEMMPITPVPRSPNYIAGIINLRGEITNILNLNCLMGLPMQENPENQKIIVLVAEATGGSNVGIIVDNVHSVLQVPEENIEQMDNSISTEAYVKGIIKIGEDKAGEEKSLVIWTDISKILSEIVGVSDVVNNPEEDTGNITAA